cgatgttgtgccgatccaagcctacctaacctacactagcccactatcctccatatgcttgtccaatgcccataaagagggagagtccaccactgctactggcagggcattccatgaactcacaacccactgagtaaagaatctacctctaacatctgtcctataccaacctccccttaatttaaagctgtgtcccctagtaacagctgactccatacgcggaaaaatgttctcactgtcaaccctatctaaacccctaatcatcttgtacacctctatcaagtcacccctaaaccttcttttctccaatgagaaaagccccaagtgcctcagcctttcctcatacgatcttcctaccataccaggcaacatcctggtaaacctcctctgcacccgttccagtgcctccacatccttcctatagtatggcgaccaagactgcacacaatactccagatgcggccgcaccagagtcttatacaactgcaacatgacctcaggactccggaactcaattcctctaccaataaaagcccagtacaccatatgccttcttcaccgcactatttacctgggtggcaactttcagagatctgtgtacatggacaccaagatccctctgctcttccacactaccaagtatccgacccatagcccagtaccccatctttttgttactcttaccaaagtgaatcacttcacacttagctacattgaactccatttgccacctttctgcccagctctgcagcttctctatatctcgctgtaacctgccacatccttcctcactgtctacaactcctccgactttcgtatcatccgcaaacttgctcacccaaccttctaacccttcctccaggtcatttataaaaatgacaaacagcaatggtcccaaaacagatccttgcggaacaccgctagtaactgcgctccaagatgaacctttaccatcaactactaccctctgtcttcttccagccagccaattcctaatccaaacctccaactcaccctcaatgccatatctctgtattttctgcagtagcctaccatgggggaccttatcaaacgccttactaaaatccatacataccacatctaccgctttcccctcatctacctccttagtcaccttctcaaagaattcaataaggtttgtgaggcacgacctgcccttcacaaaaccatgctgactatccttgatcacattattcctatccagatgttcataaatcctatcccttacaattctctctaagactttgcccacaacagaagtgagactcactggcctatagttactagggctgtccctactccccttcttgaacaaggggaccacattcgctatcctccagtcttcaggcactattcccgtagacaacgaggacataaaaatcaaggccaatagcgctgcaatctcctcccttgcttcccagagaatcccagagaaTAAATGCCAtcgggcccaggggacttatctattttcaccctttccagaatttccaacacctcttctctacatacctcaaagccgtccattccatttaattgtgactcagtattctcatcggcaacaatgtcctgttcctgagtgaatactgacggaaagtattcattcagtgtctccccaatctcttcagcctccacacacaacttcccattactatccttgactggacctattcctaccctcgtcattcttttattcctgacatacctatagaaagccttagggttttccctaatcctaccaactaaggacttttcatgtccccttctcgctgctcttagctctctcttcagatccttcctggctaccttataactctcaatcgccccaattgaaccttcaagcctcatctttacataggccgccctcttccctttaacgagggattccaattccttattaaaccacggctccctcacaagaccctttactccctgcctgacaggtacatacttatcaaggacacccattagctgttccttgaacaatctccacatatcatttgtgttcttcccttgaagcctatttttccaatccacgcatcctaagtcgtgcctcaccgcatcataatttccctacccccagctataactcttgccctgcagtgcacacttatccctctccatcactagagtaaaagtcaccgagttgtggtcactgtccccaaagtgcccacctacctccaagtctaacacctggcctggttcgttacccagaaccaaatccagtatagcctcacctcttgttggcctgtctacatattgtgtcaggaaaccctcctgcacacgttAGACAAACACattggatgtgtaggttagggtggattggccatgctaaattaccccatagtgttcagggatgtgtaggttagggtggattggccatgctaaattaccccatagtgttcagggatgtgtaggttagggtggattagtcggagtagggggaaatgggtctgggtgggttactcttcagagggttgggtgtggacctgttgggccaaagggcctgtttccacactgtggggattctgtgaCTGGGGCAGTCCCCATCCATGGGGCAGCCTACCTGCTGCTTGTTGCTCTCCAGTGCCGGGAGCACCTCTCGGACGGTCCTCTCCACCAGCACGCCTCCGACCATCCTGAAACACCTCCGGTCGGGATCCACTTCTGCCAACGTATCGATCACCAGCCTGCGCCAGGGACAGAACCAAACACGCCTCTTAAAGCAACAGCCGCAAGAGTTCAGTGGTCAGAGGTGAGAgtaccggggggggggggcacgcaCGAGGGCGAGGAGCTGGAGCAAAACCCTCTGGGGGatgacgttccttctcaattcagtcctaaacctgctccTTCTAATCTTGAGATTCTGCCCTCTTGTCGTAGTTTCACCCGGCTTGGAATctctcttatctattcccttcatgtTTCGAACAGACGTGCCCCTCATTCCTCTGATCTCCAATTAAAGTAACCACAGTTTACTTGGTCTCTCCTCATCAGCCGACggcgccccccacccccccaagtcacacgtctggatgtaggtttgctcactcagCTGGAAGGgtagttttcagatgttttgtcaccgtaccaggtaacatcagtgagccccCCATTTGCCCTCTCCACCCCCAATTCCTCTTATTGCCCCCGTTTACCACATAGCCCTTTCTCCACCCCCCCATTCCCTCTTGTTGCCCCCCATCTCCAATTCCCGCTTGTTACCCCCATTTACCTTGCagccccccctccaccccccaattCCCCCTTGTTGCCCCCATTTACCTTGCagccccccctccaccccccaattCCCCCTTGTTGCCCCCATTTACCTTGCagtcccccctccaccccccaattCCCCCTTGTTGCCCCCATTTACCTTGCagcccctcctccaccccccaaTTCCCCCTTGTTGCCCCCATTTACCTTGCAGCCCCATCTCCACCCCCCAATTCCCCCTTGTTGCCCCCATTTACCTTGcagcccccctccacccccaattcCCTCTTGTTGCCCCCCAATTCCCTCTTGTagccccccctccacccccaattcCCCCTTGtagccccctccacccccccattcCCTCCTCACCCGTGCTCCGCCACCTCCTGCTCCAGCTCGGCGCCCTTGCCGGCCATGCCCCGCTGCTCCTGCCGCAGTTTGTTGAATCCGGCCAGTACCTGCTCGGGGCTCGGGGTAGGTGAAGCCTGGGCCTGCTGCTGGTGCCCGCGGGCAGAGGTCCCCCCTCCCGGGCCCTCCATCCCTCCTCTAGAGCGGCCCGCGGGCCCTCGCAGCCCCTTTTATAGAGAGAGAGGACCCCAGGAGGGGGTGTCCGGGAGACCGCCTGACTGCACCTCCAtcatccccccccccaaccaccaccaccaataaatacacaaagaaagagagagagacacacacaaatctGCAAATTTAAAAAGACAAAGCTCCACTGGGGCAAGACATAAATAAATCCCAAAGTAAGGAGTTTGCTCTGGGTTGCAAACCCTTTAAGGGCTGCTCACTCTGAAGGAGCCATCCTCCTCCCCTTTctcaaaagaaaaaggttttttCCCCCTCCAAAACATGTTGTGAGAGGGTGAGGTATTGTTGCTTTGGGGGGGGGGCTTGTTTATTAACGTAtgtttttgtttttctctctttaAAACAGCAGGCAGCTGGATAGGCGGCTCTCCGCCGGAGGACCCCCTTCTCCATTCCAACGCGCGGAGGCGGGGTTTCCCGGGCTCAAGGCGCAGGGGCATGATCGCTCGCGGTCTCCGCGTGACGTCGGCAGCTTGGTAACCGTCCGTCACCCCTTCCCATCATCCCCCTGGTAACCACCCCCTTCACCACCCCCCGTGACCACGCCCccttcacccctcccccaacccactTCCCATCATTCCCTCAATAaccacccagccccattcacccccccaccccatgcagcaccttcacatcacccctccccctcccccaccatcccaCAATCCCCCAGTGACTGCACTGTCAGCTCCTACCCATCATCCCCCAGTAACCGCCCTTTCAGCCCCTTCCCATCATCCCCCAGTAACCGCCCTTTCAGCCCCTTCCCATCATCCCCCAGTAACCGCCCTTTCAGCCCCTTCCCATCATCCCCCAGTAACCGCCCcttcccatcaccccctccaGTAACCGCCCTTTCAGCCCCTTCCCATCATCCCTCAGTAACCGCCCCTTCACCTCCTTCCCGCCATCCCTCAGTAACCGCCCCTTCACCTCCTTCCCGCCATCCCTCAGTAACCGCCCCTTCACCTCTTTCCCGCCATCCCCCAGTAACCGCCCCTTCACCCCCTTCCCCGCCATCCTCCCAGTAACCGCCCCTTCACCCCCTTCCTGCCATCCCCCAGTAACCACCCTTTCACCCCCTTCCTGCCATCCTCCCAGTAACCGCCCCTTCACCCCCTTCCTGCCATCCCCCAGTAACCGCCCCTTCACCCCCTTCCCGCCATCCCCCAGTAACCGCCCCTTCACCCCCTTCCCGCCATCCCCCAGTAACCGTCCCTTCACCCCCTTCTCATTATCCTCGCAGTAACCGCCCCTTCACCCCCTTCCCGCCATCCCCCAGTAACCGCCCTTTCACCCCCTTCCTGCCATCCTCCCAGTAACCGCCCCTTCACCCCCTTCCCGCCATCCTCCCAGTAACCGCCCCTTCATCCCCTTCCCGCCATCCCCCAGTAACCGCCCCTTCACCCCCTTCCCGCCATCCTCCAGTAACCGCCCCTTCACCCCCTTCCCCGCCATCCCCCAGTAACCGCCCCTTCACCCCCTTCCCGCCATCCCCCAGTAACCGCCCCTTCACCCCCTTCCCGCCATCCCCCAGTAACCACCCCTTCACCCCCTTCCCGCCATCCCCCAGTAACCACCCCTTCACCCCCTTCCTGCCATCCTCCCAGTAACCGCCCCTTCACCCCCTTCCCGCCATCCCCCAGTAACCGCCCCCTTCacccccttctcccccttctCACCATCCTcccacctgggttcaattcccacctcaggtgactgtctgtgtggagtttgcacattctccccgtgtctgcgtgggtttcctccgggtgctccggtttcctcccacagtccaaaaatgtgcaggtcaggtgaattgcccatgctaaaattgcccctagtgttaggtgagggataaatgtaggggaatggatttgggtgggttgcgcttcggcgggtcagtgtggatttgttgggccgaagggcctgtttccacattgtaaataatctaatctaatctataaaccGCCCCTTCCCGCCATCCGCCAGTAACCGCCCCTTCACCCCCTTCCTGTCATCCGCCCAGTAACTGCCCCTTCATCCCTCTTCTTGTCATTCCCCCAGGAACCTCCCCTTCACCCCTCCTCCTGTCATTCCACCTGGTAACTGTCCCTTCACACCCTTCCCGCCATCCCCCAGTAACCGCCCCTTCACCCCCCCTTCCTGTCATTCCAACTGGTAACGTCCCCCCTTCCCATCATTCCCCTGGTAACTGCCCCtcccccttcacccccttcccatcaTTCCCCCTGGTAACCGCCCACACCCCTTCCCATCATCCCCCTTgtaacctcccttcccttcccaccATTTCCTGgtaacctcccctcccccttcaccCCCTTCACATCATTCCCCTGGTAACCATCTGTACCCCTTCCCATCATCCCCCTGGTAAATGCCCTTCCCCTTCACTCTATTTGCATCATCCCCAGTGACCACGCCccttcacccccttcccatcaTTCTACCAATAACCACCCCTCCCCAATTGCCTCCTTCCCATCATGCTCCTGCTAAcccaactcctctctcacccccatcctgtCATTGCCCAATAACCACTCTTTCACCCTCTTCCCATCATCCCCCAGTAACTGCCCCTTCCCATCATCCCCCAGTAACCACCCCAACACCCCTTCACCTCCTTCCTGTCATTGCCTCCAGTAACCGCCacttcacccccttcccattaTCCCCCGGTAACTGCTCCCTTACACCCTTCCCATCATTACCTAGTAACTGCCTCCTCAAACCCTTCCCAATATCCCCCAGTAACTACCCCTTCCCATCATCCCCACAGTAATTGCCCCATCACCCCATTCCCATCATCCCCGCCCCTTCACCCCTTCCCATCGTGCCCTAGTAACTGCCCCTTAACCCTGTTGCCGTCATCCCTGCTGTAATCACTGCTACCCCCACTCCTTCACACCCTTCTGATCATCCCCTGGTAACTGCCCCTTCCCTTCCCATCaaccctctgtatctcccccttcACCCCTTTCCATCATCCTCTGTAACAGACCcaccccctttccccttcccctttcccatCACCCCCTAAAACagccccctcactcccttcccaTCATCCCCTATAACGCCCCTTACTCTCTTCCCATTATCCCCGATAACTCCCTCTTcacccctccccatcatcccccagTAACCGCCCCTtcactccctccccatcatccccctgTAACTGCCccttcacccccttcccatcaTCCCCTGTAACTGCCccttcacccccttcccatcaTCCCCTGTAACTGCCCCTTCACTCCGTTCCCATCATCCCCCAGTAACCGCCCCTtcactccctccccatcatcccccagTAACTGCCccttcacccccttcccatcaTCCCCCTGTAACCGCCCCTTCACTCCCTTCCCATCATCCCCTGTAACTGCCCCTTCACTCCCTTCCCATCATCCCCCTTCCCATCATTGCCCCTAGTAACTGGCCTACACCTTTATGCCCTCATCACCCCCCATCCTCACATCCTCAGACACAACCCCGCCCCTCACACCACAACCCCTTCCCCATCCCGGCTCCCCTCAGCCCTCCCACAACCCCCATCCTGTATCCCCCATTCTCCATCTCCCTCATAACCCCCCCCCCTCATTCCTCACATGTCCCCTCTAGCCCAGTAACCATCCCTCCCTCCACCAaacccctcttttcccccctcccccccccctgcaGTGCTTGCTTCTCGGTGACCAACGTTCAGGGTCACCCAGCTCCTTCCGCACAATCGAGCTTTCCTCCTCGATCTATCCATATTTCCCTAACGCTCTGCGATTGTCTTGTGTTTTCCTGCCAACGAGTGCAATCTCCCGTCCTCTCTATGCTTCTCTGCACCTGCCTGTGTTGGTGCGGTGACTCCACCTGTCTAAGTCACCCTGAAACCCCCCCCTCACTGCTCACAGTCCCACCCAGTCAGGCGATTCGGTACACCTCACACTTGGTGTGAATCGCGGGTGTGTGCACTGAATAGCTGGGGCCCGGGTACTGTGGGCCCTGAGTATTAAAGCATTGCACTGCGGGAATGACCCGCTGGTGCCCACCCTTCTGTTTTCTGTTGCTAACCACTATCTCAGGTGGATaaagtgaaggagagagaggggttgtttAAAGGACTGTGGGTTGGAAGTGGGAGGGATTGAGCAGTTCCCCGGGACTGGTTGGGAGTACAAAGTACCCCAGTACACACCGTCTTTATTCCGTCTGCACAGTTGCGTTTGGTGTCTGCTTTTTTGGGAGtgttgggagatgatggtttgaggGGAAATTTGAAGGAGAGCTGTGTCTAACTCTGgaattctctctgtctgtctctgtctgtctcttccccccccccaccctctctctctctctcgctcgcttctgtctctctctctcttgccccactgtcctctcttctctctctcgctctctcccactgtcggtctgtatctgtctctctctccccacaccactctctctctccctctctctccatccttctctctctctcccccatctctctacctcatctctctacccctctctgtctctctctccctccctctccccaccccctttctccctctcctcccccccgtctctctgtgtctctttgtgtctctctctctctcttccccgctttctctctcttccccgctctctctcttccccgctctcccccccgctcgctctctctctcccccccccgctc
This DNA window, taken from Chiloscyllium punctatum isolate Juve2018m unplaced genomic scaffold, sChiPun1.3 scaffold_687, whole genome shotgun sequence, encodes the following:
- the pfdn2 gene encoding prefoldin subunit 2; the encoded protein is MEGPGGGTSARGHQQQAQASPTPSPEQVLAGFNKLRQEQRGMAGKGAELEQEVAEHGLVIDTLAEVDPDRRCFRMVGGVLVERTVREVLPALESNKQQLLKLIENLNTQLQLKGRELNEYREKYNIRLMTEDEKAARDGDSRTRAGGTGVLVS